In Ostrea edulis chromosome 4, xbOstEdul1.1, whole genome shotgun sequence, a single window of DNA contains:
- the LOC125670076 gene encoding short-chain collagen C4-like, with protein sequence MKKRILLNDPNLLQSEVRALQRDLQDLKSSVETKRQEVASLTNELKAVQAKNLNLTHEVASLQSQNGNFKRAFDDMEGVLLKSGSVYTTWGKRTCPNRNGTDIIYSGLIGGSSSSEPGNGVNTLCLPHDPEALPDHVIPLVQATANYGHLFGAEYHFSFNKVVIHDDVPCAVCLAKMSATTLMFPAKRTCPPSWIKQYSGFLGSNYYDYGKNEYLCLDENPDYIERSRENIAGLFLYPVKSVCGSLPCPPYKNSTLISCVVCSLK encoded by the exons ATGAAAAAACGTATTCTTCTAAACGATCCAAATCTACTACAATCTGAGGTTCGCGCCTTGCAGCGGGATTTGCAGGATTTAAAATCTTCTGTGGAAACCAAGAGACAAGAAGTCGCATCTCTTACAAATGAACTAAAAGCTGTACAGGCTAAAAATTTAAATCTTACACACGAAGTTGCTTCTCTTCAATCTCAGAATGGCAATTTCAAACGTGCATTTGACGACATGGAAGGCGTACTACTCAAATCTG GTTCTGTATATACAACTTGGGGAAAACGTACTTGTCCCAACAGAAATGGTACGGATATTATCTACAGCG GACTAATTGGCGGAAGTAGTTCTTCTGAACCTGGAAATGGTGTCAACACGCTCTGTCTTCCACATGACCCAGAAGCACTTCCGGACCACGTGATTCCTCTCGTACAGGCAACCGCCAATTATGGCCATCTTTTTGGGGCCGAGTACCACTTCAGCTTCAATAAAGTGGTCATTCATGATGACGTGCCCTGTGCTGTATGTCTTGCAAAAATGTCAGCTACCACCTTAATGTTTCCCGCCAAACGGACTTGTCCACCTTCGTGGATTAAACAGTACAGTGGTTTTTTGGGGTCAAATTACTATGACTACGGTAAAAATGAATACCTCTGTCTTGATGAAAATCCGGACTACATCGAACGTTCGCGTGAAAATATTGCCGGGCTGTTTCTATATCCTGTTAAATCAGTGTGCGGTAGTCTCCCCTGTCCACCTTACAAAAACTCCACATTGATTTCTTGTGTGGTGTGCTCCTTGAAATAA